TCAAGAACAAAAAGAAAAGAATGATTGCAACACCTGCAATTGAAAATCCTGCAATTTCTCCAGGCAGTCCTGCTAACCATTCAAGTGGACCTAACCACCAAGGAATTGCACTTTCTGCCACTAACTCTACACCAGTTGCAATATCTGCTTGTTCTGGTTGTATTGCAGATTTAAGCGCAAAAATAGCTACTTTGATTAGAAACGGTAGTGCAAAAAATACAAAAACAATGAGAAGTGCAATATCTTTTGCGTTTGAAGCCATATTTGATTAGATGTGTCTCCCCTTAGATTTAAACAAATTGGAGAAACACTAGTTTAAACTGTTTACTTTGTTTTCCATAAAGAGAACGCTATTTGAATAATGCTATGTATTATGTGAAGACTTCTTATTTGTAGCCCTTGAATACTTTTCATGAAGTCGTTATAGCTCTAAGTGATACAGGTGATAACTAGGAATTCTTGAAGTCCACTATGAAAATTCCTGTACCACTTAAGCACTCCGCTTTTTTAATACCTCTGCCATAACGAGTGAGAAAATATGAACAAAGAGCAACTCACAGAAATAAGCTAGATTTAGAAAAAATGAAATATAAGAAACTTGTTCATGGGTTGAAAGTTTGAAGGGTTTCCACTAATTCGAAAACTAATGTAGAAGGGTTACTATTCCTGCTAATTATTTCCATACCATTCGAGTAATGCATATCATTAATTTGCTTTGAATTCTTTACTGCAATACCGATTTTTTGCTTTGTTTTCGTATAAAGTTCAGGATCCGTTTTCTTGTATCCTCCAAGATGGGTATCTAATTTACTTTTAAGAGCACCATGCTCAATTTGCTTCATGTAACATTCAAAATGTGAAAGTATCCAAAATTCAAAACAAGGATTTGAAAATATTAAGTTTATATCATTCAATTCTGACATTTTTTTCGCGTCTAAAAGTGATTGATCTGAATTTGCATCTCGATCAAATACACAGAAAATTAAATCGCCTTCTAGAAAGTCTCGGGTATGCTTTTTAAAATTTAGAATATGCTTTATAATGCCTACAGGATCTTTGTTATTGGAAGAATTTACTTTGATTTTCAATGATCTCAATCTTAGATCTACCTTCAATTTATCGAAATAGTATTTTTCTGTTTTTGCTCCTTCGCAGAATATCCAAACTGTTTTTATGGATTTTTTCCCTTCACCCCTGACCATTTATGGTACCCCCTCAAAATATTTAATCAAACAAAGTCTCATCAATAAGAGGGACTCCACCAAACCTTCCATTGAGATATGCTCTTTCAAAGTCTATCTCTTGCCGAATGTCATAATCCAAAAGTGAACTTAATTCTGTGGAACTATTTTGCTCTTTTGAGAAGAGATACACTTGATCCCTTCTGAAAACCTCATTGTCAAGAAGCGTCGTATCATGTGTTGTAAAGATAACTTGTGCATCTTTGTTCTTTTTACTGTTAAACATCCTTACAAGTAGTCTTGTAATTTCAGGATGGAGACTTTGCTCAAGCTCGTCTATGAATGCAATGTTGCCTTTCTCAATTATATCAAACAATGGGCCCAAAATTAAAAAAGTTTTCTTTGTACCCATGGATTCATCGTTCAAATCAAAATAAACAATTTTTCCATCCTCATTTTTGTGCATTGTCTGTACACTAAACACATCATCAGTACCATCTTTACTTTCAAATGAAGAGTTCTCGTGTGAAAAATTAAAAGTAAATTCTTTTACTGGAATCTTTTTCTTCTTGATCCGAATATTTTCAATGCCCCCAAAATCGGCTTTTTTCAGCACATCGAGTATCTTCTTCTTAAAGTCACTATTTTCATAGGCTTTATTAATTGTATATCCTTCCCAACTCGGATTAATATTTACAAGATCAATATTTACAATTATTTTTTTAGAGAAAAAATCGTATGCATCCTTTGTTTTATCATAGCCCAACTGCGTTGCTCGTGAAAGGTAGAGAGTATTATCAATAGTCTGCGATTTCAACAAGTTCTGTTGTTCTTCATCAATTGGAAAAACGAATTTTTTCGTTTTTTCTCTTGTAAAGATTGGTTTTGGGTTTTGCTTTGAAATGTCATACAAATACTCACTAACAATCTTCTTTGATGTGCATGAAAAACCATATTTGTAGGTTTTATTATTTTGGATGAATTTGATCTCAAAGTTACTAGGCTTTTTTTTGCATTCTTCGCTCAACTTAAATGGAGATACGGGAATATTTGAGTTTATATTAAAATTGTGAGAGTTTAGCACTAGGCCCTGCATGAAATACATTGCTTTTATAAAATTAGATTTTCCAGAAGAGTTCGCTCCATAAATGACAGCTGATTTGAGAAGTTTTTCTTTTTTATTTAATTCAATAAGATTCTGTGGTATTTTTTTACTTGAGCTTGAATCCATACTCAAGGTAACTTTTTCTTTGAATGAAAGAAAATTCTCAACAGAAAATTCTATTAACATACTTTGGACTATGAACTTCTAGTTGATAAGTATATCCTAGATTTGCTGTAATAATGCATAAAACCTCTATAATTCAGTCTATTTGGAAGCAATATTCGCTATTTTTGCTTATTTTCTGCAAAACACTTGCGAAAATTCATGTTTAAACCATTTCTAAAGATATACGTAAACTTAGGCTTTTTTGTCAAAACAAACTGTGTAAACCTCTATCCCTGCCCCTTTGCAAGCAGTAATTCTGCTATCTGAGATCTTTGCACAAACAATTCCAAGCCTTATTTTTTCCAAAGGAATTCCGAATTTTTCCGAATAAGGGATTTTGAATCTTTGAACTTGTCCGATAGCATTATCTCGCGCTTCAATTTCTATCTCAATCAAGAGTGTTTCGTCATTCTGAGTCTTGAAAACGACATCAATTCTTCCACCCTCAACTTCAACTTCAGTATCCTCAAAAGTCAACTTCTCTTCCAGAAATTCAGGAAAAGTAGAAATTATCCTTGAAATATCGCCTTCCGAAATACTCTCGGAAACAACGATATCTTTAATGTCTTCTGATTCAATTGCTTTGTTAAGGTGAGGTATAATATCATATCTCTTTTGATTCTTTACATGAGGATATACGGCTTTGAGTTTATTTTCCTCGTATTGTAACAAGATTCCAACCTTTCCAAGTTTGTTCTTGTTACGTGAAATTGGAAGAGGGCCATTTCCTTGGCTTTTTCAAATTGTTTATAGAATTCGTGCCTTTCAATAGGGATTATTCCATCTACCACATCAATGACCATAATCGATTTTGTGAAATGCTTGTTACTGAAGATCGAATTCTCAGCATCTTTAAATTCTCAGTAGAAACATGTTTTCATGTAATTAAAGACGCATTTTTATAGATTTTTCATAACTAGGTTTGCAATTTTAATAGACTATACCCCATCATGGCTGAGTATTTTCACATGAGATGGATGCCAATACAGTACCATCAAAAGAGTTTATGGAATCTTAATTTTTCTCACCCATTTCTAAATATAATATGCAATTCAACCTGTAAATCGGACACTAAGTTTAAATATTTAGAAATGGATTAAAGAGCGACATTTACATTAATTTAATGAAGGGGATGGAAATGAGTACAAAGTATGTATTAGTAACTTTGATGTTATTGATCGTGACTATAGCGGCACTTGGATGTACAGAGAGCAAAGATACAATAGTAGGAACTTGGTATTATTCAGATGAAAATGCTCCAGAATTAAACACTTTCTTATCATTCTATGAAGATGGTATGGTTGTCTATAGTGATGAATCCGGAATGCCATATTCAGCTTCAGCCTACAGATCATCTGATTCTGAAGAGAATACAATAATTAAATATCACGGATCTGATATTTCTAGACTCACATATGAATTTACTAATGATGGTCTTGAACTTGAATCAATGTTGCTTGAGAAAGTAGAGACTAAGCCAGTGCTAAATTCTGAAAAAATAATCGGGGATTGGACAATCTCATTTCTTACAGAAGATGAATATGACATCGACTTTTACCTGACTTTCTATGACAATGGCATATAGGTAATCAAAGCATTTGATGAATCTATATACAATTATGGCACTTTTAAGTATGAATTATCAGATAACAATTTAAAGATAATCTCTGATGCTGGATACTATTCCGATGGTGAAAGACAATTAAGTGAAGATGATTTTGAAATAATTGAACTAACTGAAGATAAAATAACTTTAAGCATAGATGGAGAGGGGGTACTGCTTGAAAGATACGCTTCAAATAGTTGAGCTACTAAGGCTCAACTAATTTTAAAGAATATGTAGTAGTGAATTAATGAGTAAATCTGCTCAACAAGAATTGTACATTTGAAGCGCGTTACAACTTTTGCTTTTGTCAAATGTTAAAGGCTACCATACAAACAGTGAAGTAATGGTTTACACCAAGTACTTCACAATTTTTTTACTTTGTTGAAGAAACATCATTGTCCACTTGAATTGCTTTGAATTTTTTATCTATTAGGATGAAACCGTATCCAATTGCCCCAGTAATTAGAGATGTGAGAATACTCATGAAGTATAAATTATTTGCTTCAGATTCCATCATATCAATCCAACTACTATCATAATTTGCCAATCCAATTTGATTATTAAGTTCCATAATCTTGATTTGTCTTTGAGCTTCGGAGTGTTGAGAATCGGACATCAAAAGACCAAACAATGCGAATAATATCAATATAATTCCAACTGTTTTAATAAAACTCATATGATCACATCAGACAAATACAAGCAATGTATATAAAAATGATTCACAATAATTGAAGAAGTATGCAGTATTGTCTCCAAACCATAATGAAATCCATATTTTTGATTATTTTAATCTCCAAAAGCGGAATCAATATATGGCACCACTTTACCATAATTGAGAATGCAGTTATTGAGCTTGTCTAAATAGTTAGTCATCAAAACTGAACCATTAGAATGTCCAACCATGTATTTTATGAAAGATTCTTGAATTCCAGCTTTAACACACTTGTCTATGAAAAAGTTGCGACCATATTTCAATCCCAGTCCACGCCTTCTGAAGTAAATTCGTGATGCTTCAATGTCAATATACATTTTGTAGAGTTGCCTGGCAAAAGCTTCAGGCATGAATGCTTTAAACGCTTTTTTCTGACCACGTTCCCAATCGATGTCATAATACGCTATGCCATTTTCATAATGCATCTTCTTAGGATCAAACTCGGTAAGAACTTTAACCGCTTCTACAATGCGTATTCCGCTGTAATAGACAAGTTGTATCAGGTATTGCATCTCCTCATCTGTAGTTCTCTGAAAAACATTACAAACGAGTTCATCACTGGGAACATAAGTATCAGTGCCACATTTTCTGATCTTTAATGTATTTTTTAACTCTGCTGCAAAGTAGGCTGATATCATACGCTTTTCAACGTAATAATTGATCAAGTTGCGGACTGCTTTGGCATACCAATTCCAACCTTTATCAACACC
The DNA window shown above is from Methanohalophilus levihalophilus and carries:
- a CDS encoding RloB family protein, with amino-acid sequence MVRGEGKKSIKTVWIFCEGAKTEKYYFDKLKVDLRLRSLKIKVNSSNNKDPVGIIKHILNFKKHTRDFLEGDLIFCVFDRDANSDQSLLDAKKMSELNDINLIFSNPCFEFWILSHFECYMKQIEHGALKSKLDTHLGGYKKTDPELYTKTKQKIGIAVKNSKQINDMHYSNGMEIISRNSNPSTLVFELVETLQTFNP
- a CDS encoding AAA family ATPase is translated as MLIEFSVENFLSFKEKVTLSMDSSSSKKIPQNLIELNKKEKLLKSAVIYGANSSGKSNFIKAMYFMQGLVLNSHNFNINSNIPVSPFKLSEECKKKPSNFEIKFIQNNKTYKYGFSCTSKKIVSEYLYDISKQNPKPIFTREKTKKFVFPIDEEQQNLLKSQTIDNTLYLSRATQLGYDKTKDAYDFFSKKIIVNIDLVNINPSWEGYTINKAYENSDFKKKILDVLKKADFGGIENIRIKKKKIPVKEFTFNFSHENSSFESKDGTDDVFSVQTMHKNEDGKIVYFDLNDESMGTKKTFLILGPLFDIIEKGNIAFIDELEQSLHPEITRLLVRMFNSKKNKDAQVIFTTHDTTLLDNEVFRRDQVYLFSKEQNSSTELSSLLDYDIRQEIDFERAYLNGRFGGVPLIDETLFD
- a CDS encoding endonuclease NucS domain-containing protein, whose translation is MLQYEENKLKAVYPHVKNQKRYDIIPHLNKAIESEDIKDIVVSESISEGDISRIISTFPEFLEEKLTFEDTEVEVEGGRIDVVFKTQNDETLLIEIEIEARDNAIGQVQRFKIPYSEKFGIPLEKIRLGIVCAKISDSRITACKGAGIEVYTVCFDKKA
- a CDS encoding integrase, translated to MSEILVLKKNLLLKYHWQKCAKKQIVPGGFEPPSSAPKARAFSSAEATLNVLNYTFEREKFTRWIHGRVSEGTAKCYVKYLDQHLRGTEISDIDSLLDVSMGVDKGWNWYAKAVRNLINYYVEKRMISAYFAAELKNTLKIRKCGTDTYVPSDELVCNVFQRTTDEEMQYLIQLVYYSGIRIVEAVKVLTEFDPKKMHYENGIAYYDIDWERGQKKAFKAFMPEAFARQLYKMYIDIEASRIYFRRRGLGLKYGRNFFIDKCVKAGIQESFIKYMVGHSNGSVLMTNYLDKLNNCILNYGKVVPYIDSAFGD